A DNA window from Zingiber officinale cultivar Zhangliang chromosome 3A, Zo_v1.1, whole genome shotgun sequence contains the following coding sequences:
- the LOC122051353 gene encoding UPF0235 protein At5g63440 isoform X1: MPKRTTHTYSSEDAAPDGPDSDLFVYYCKHCSSHVLITDTQLQKMPRRKTDKAHVLDQMKHLSRLNVKEAGKVLLKRGEGKLEKQYRMNCVGCELFVCYRSEEVLEHASFIYIVDGALSSIAAETNPQDAPVPPCISQLDGGLVQVAIEVEDRAQRSAIIRVNADDVRVTIAAPAARGEANSELLEFMGKVLGLRLSQMTLQRGWNNKSKLLIIEDLSARQVYEKLLEAVQP, encoded by the exons ATGCCGAAGCGGACGACGCACACGTACTCGAGCGAAGATGCGGCGCCGGACGGTCCCGATTCCGATCTGTTCGTCTACTACTGCAAGCACTGCAGCTCTCACGTGCTCATCACGG ATACTCAATTGCAGAAGATGCCTAGGCGAAAAACCGACAAAGCACATGTACTGGACCAGATGAAACATCTTTCTAGGCTGAACGTTAAGGAGGCAGGAAAAGTTCTTCTAAAGCG TGGTGAAGGAAAACTGGAAAAGCAATATCGCATGAACTGTGTCGGTTGTGAACTTTTTGTTTGTTACCGTTCTGAAGAAGTTTTGGAACATGCCTCTTTCATTTATATTGTTGATGGCGCACTGAGTTCAATTGCTGCAGAAACAAACCCACAG GATGCTCCTGTACCCCCATGCATATCTCAGTTGGATGGTGGCCTTGTTCAAGTAGCAATAGAAGTAGAAGATCGTGCTCAACGATCAGCCATAATAA GAGTCAATGCTGATGATGTTCGAGTTACCATAGCTGCTCCAGCTGCTAGAGGAGAAGCTAACAGTGAGCTTTTGGAATTCATGGGCAAG GTGTTAGGCTTAAGATTGAGCCAAATGACCCTACAGAGAGGATGGAACAACAAGTCAAAGCTTCTCATT ATCGAGGATTTATCTGCAAGGCAGGTTTACGAAAAGTTACTGGAAGCCGTGCAGCCTTGA
- the LOC122051353 gene encoding UPF0235 protein At5g63440 isoform X3 produces the protein MRRRTVPIPICSSTTASTAALTCSSRKMPRRKTDKAHVLDQMKHLSRLNVKEAGKVLLKRGEGKLEKQYRMNCVGCELFVCYRSEEVLEHASFIYIVDGALSSIAAETNPQDAPVPPCISQLDGGLVQVAIEVEDRAQRSAIIRVNADDVRVTIAAPAARGEANSELLEFMGKVLGLRLSQMTLQRGWNNKSKLLIIEDLSARQVYEKLLEAVQP, from the exons ATGCGGCGCCGGACGGTCCCGATTCCGATCTGTTCGTCTACTACTGCAAGCACTGCAGCTCTCACGTGCTCATCACGG AAGATGCCTAGGCGAAAAACCGACAAAGCACATGTACTGGACCAGATGAAACATCTTTCTAGGCTGAACGTTAAGGAGGCAGGAAAAGTTCTTCTAAAGCG TGGTGAAGGAAAACTGGAAAAGCAATATCGCATGAACTGTGTCGGTTGTGAACTTTTTGTTTGTTACCGTTCTGAAGAAGTTTTGGAACATGCCTCTTTCATTTATATTGTTGATGGCGCACTGAGTTCAATTGCTGCAGAAACAAACCCACAG GATGCTCCTGTACCCCCATGCATATCTCAGTTGGATGGTGGCCTTGTTCAAGTAGCAATAGAAGTAGAAGATCGTGCTCAACGATCAGCCATAATAA GAGTCAATGCTGATGATGTTCGAGTTACCATAGCTGCTCCAGCTGCTAGAGGAGAAGCTAACAGTGAGCTTTTGGAATTCATGGGCAAG GTGTTAGGCTTAAGATTGAGCCAAATGACCCTACAGAGAGGATGGAACAACAAGTCAAAGCTTCTCATT ATCGAGGATTTATCTGCAAGGCAGGTTTACGAAAAGTTACTGGAAGCCGTGCAGCCTTGA
- the LOC122051353 gene encoding UPF0235 protein At5g63440 isoform X2 yields MPKRTTHTYSSEDAAPDGPDSDLFVYYCKHCSSHVLITDTQLQKMPRRKTDKAHVLDQMKHLSRLNVKEAGKVLLKRGEGKLEKQYRMNCVGCELFVCYRSEEVLEHASFIYIVDGALSSIAAETNPQLDGGLVQVAIEVEDRAQRSAIIRVNADDVRVTIAAPAARGEANSELLEFMGKVLGLRLSQMTLQRGWNNKSKLLIIEDLSARQVYEKLLEAVQP; encoded by the exons ATGCCGAAGCGGACGACGCACACGTACTCGAGCGAAGATGCGGCGCCGGACGGTCCCGATTCCGATCTGTTCGTCTACTACTGCAAGCACTGCAGCTCTCACGTGCTCATCACGG ATACTCAATTGCAGAAGATGCCTAGGCGAAAAACCGACAAAGCACATGTACTGGACCAGATGAAACATCTTTCTAGGCTGAACGTTAAGGAGGCAGGAAAAGTTCTTCTAAAGCG TGGTGAAGGAAAACTGGAAAAGCAATATCGCATGAACTGTGTCGGTTGTGAACTTTTTGTTTGTTACCGTTCTGAAGAAGTTTTGGAACATGCCTCTTTCATTTATATTGTTGATGGCGCACTGAGTTCAATTGCTGCAGAAACAAACCCACAG TTGGATGGTGGCCTTGTTCAAGTAGCAATAGAAGTAGAAGATCGTGCTCAACGATCAGCCATAATAA GAGTCAATGCTGATGATGTTCGAGTTACCATAGCTGCTCCAGCTGCTAGAGGAGAAGCTAACAGTGAGCTTTTGGAATTCATGGGCAAG GTGTTAGGCTTAAGATTGAGCCAAATGACCCTACAGAGAGGATGGAACAACAAGTCAAAGCTTCTCATT ATCGAGGATTTATCTGCAAGGCAGGTTTACGAAAAGTTACTGGAAGCCGTGCAGCCTTGA